Proteins from a single region of Stutzerimonas stutzeri:
- a CDS encoding DUF4344 domain-containing metallopeptidase — MKRFALLPLLLLPLLAQAQQGETAPELSVDEVRFTVANAEFTLMHEMGHLLISELQLPVLGREEDAADHLGFMGLFLLQEEQHRDDFYAKLMDVADYWRLEWQNAERSGAQVPVWDSHALDAQRFYNIACLAYGSDPDRLDWVLEVSGLPVERALYCPEEYEQVAHAVQWFREHFGRTSEQPVQHRIQVIYDTPPGHLPGGAELLEKIRASGELEAVAAKASAAFDLPRDLVLRMSTCGAPDAWFNRVSGELTLCYERIAYFRDLAAEQPKLRSPALPAPH, encoded by the coding sequence ATGAAGCGCTTCGCTCTGTTGCCGCTGCTGCTTCTGCCGCTGCTGGCGCAAGCGCAGCAAGGCGAAACAGCGCCGGAACTGTCAGTGGACGAGGTCCGCTTCACGGTCGCCAACGCCGAATTCACCCTGATGCACGAGATGGGGCATCTGCTGATCAGCGAGTTGCAGCTGCCGGTGCTCGGGCGCGAAGAGGATGCCGCCGACCACCTCGGTTTCATGGGCCTGTTTCTACTGCAAGAGGAACAACACCGCGACGATTTCTACGCCAAGCTGATGGACGTCGCTGATTACTGGCGCCTGGAATGGCAAAACGCGGAACGCAGTGGTGCACAAGTGCCTGTCTGGGACAGCCACGCGCTGGATGCCCAGCGCTTCTACAACATTGCCTGCCTGGCCTACGGTAGCGATCCGGACCGGTTGGACTGGGTGCTGGAGGTCAGTGGCCTGCCGGTAGAGCGGGCGTTGTACTGTCCCGAGGAGTACGAACAGGTAGCCCACGCCGTGCAATGGTTTCGCGAGCACTTCGGGCGCACGAGCGAACAGCCTGTGCAACACCGCATTCAAGTCATCTACGATACGCCGCCCGGCCACCTCCCTGGTGGCGCCGAGCTGCTCGAAAAGATCCGCGCCAGCGGTGAGCTCGAAGCAGTCGCGGCCAAGGCCAGTGCCGCCTTCGACCTACCCCGCGACCTGGTTTTGCGCATGAGTACCTGCGGCGCCCCCGATGCCTGGTTCAATCGAGTCAGCGGTGAACTCACCTTATGCTATGAGCGCATCGCCTATTTTCGCGACCTTGCCGCAGAGCAACCCA
- the yejK gene encoding nucleoid-associated protein YejK — protein MPIRHCIVHLIEKKPDGTPAVLHARDSELGNSQAIENLLADLNESYNAKQGKAWGFFHEESGAYPFSGWLAQYMEGNQDFTVFSRQAVEHLQKLMEESNLSTGGHVLFAHYQQGMTDYLAIALLHHSNGVTVTDSLDVTEARHLDLGQLHLATRINISEWQNNKQSKQYISFIKGKNGKKVSEYFRDFIGCQEGVDGPGETRTLLKAFSDYVESEDLPEEKAREKTSALVGYASSQAKIGEPMSLEELSGVIDEERPRAFYEHIRNKDYGLSPEIPADKRTLNQFQRFTGRAEGLSISFESHLLGSKVEYDEARDMLIIRQLPTQLKDQLKRRKD, from the coding sequence ATGCCCATCCGCCACTGCATCGTCCATCTGATCGAGAAAAAGCCGGACGGCACCCCCGCCGTGCTCCATGCCCGTGACTCGGAGCTGGGCAATTCCCAGGCCATCGAGAACCTGCTGGCCGATCTCAACGAGAGCTACAACGCCAAGCAGGGCAAGGCCTGGGGCTTCTTCCACGAGGAGTCCGGCGCCTATCCGTTCAGCGGCTGGCTCGCGCAGTACATGGAAGGCAATCAGGACTTCACCGTGTTCAGCCGTCAGGCGGTCGAGCATCTGCAGAAGCTGATGGAGGAATCCAACCTGTCCACCGGCGGCCACGTGCTGTTCGCCCACTACCAGCAGGGCATGACCGATTACCTGGCCATCGCCCTGCTGCACCACAGCAACGGCGTCACCGTTACCGACTCGCTGGACGTCACCGAAGCCCGGCACCTCGACCTCGGCCAGCTGCACCTGGCGACGCGAATCAATATCTCCGAGTGGCAGAACAACAAGCAGTCCAAGCAGTACATCTCCTTCATCAAGGGCAAGAACGGCAAGAAGGTGTCCGAGTACTTCCGCGACTTCATCGGCTGCCAGGAAGGCGTCGATGGCCCGGGCGAGACGCGCACGCTGCTCAAGGCCTTCAGCGACTACGTCGAAAGCGAGGACCTGCCCGAAGAAAAAGCGCGGGAGAAGACCAGCGCGCTGGTCGGCTACGCCAGCAGCCAGGCGAAGATCGGCGAACCGATGTCGCTGGAGGAGCTCTCCGGAGTCATCGACGAAGAACGTCCGCGCGCCTTCTACGAGCATATCCGCAACAAGGATTACGGCCTGTCGCCGGAAATTCCTGCCGACAAGCGCACGCTCAACCAGTTTCAGCGCTTCACCGGACGCGCCGAAGGGCTGTCGATCAGCTTCGAGTCACATCTGCTGGGCTCGAAGGTCGAGTACGACGAGGCGCGTGACATGCTGATCATCCGCCAGCTGCCGACCCAACTGAAGGACCAGCTCAAGCGGCGCAAGGACTGA
- a CDS encoding prenyltransferase, with protein MSGAWDWLGVVRGRFLLLTLSCVALGLALAARQSVAISIMDALLVLLGALAAHVAVNALNEWSDYRSGLDLQTRRTAFSGGSGTLLAHPHLLGRTLLLGLGSLLSCALIGLFFLLRQPQLLFSLAPVGLTGLLLVLLYTPWLTRHPWLCLFAPGLGFALMVLGTRIVLGGPPSLGDLVLILPPLLLCNNLLLLGQFPDIEADRAVGRHTLPMHIGVTKALRVALAQWLLAYGVLLAVLPQPGLAGAALGLLSLPFALWAAWLLRREPLQAQRLLPALGLNAAISVATPLLMAVGLLAL; from the coding sequence ATGAGCGGAGCCTGGGATTGGTTGGGGGTGGTACGTGGACGTTTTTTGCTGCTTACGCTGAGCTGCGTGGCGCTCGGCCTGGCCTTGGCCGCCCGGCAATCGGTCGCGATTTCCATCATGGACGCGTTGCTGGTACTGCTCGGCGCGCTGGCTGCCCATGTCGCGGTCAACGCGCTGAACGAATGGAGCGATTACCGCAGCGGCCTCGACCTGCAGACCCGTCGCACCGCGTTCAGCGGCGGTAGTGGCACCTTGCTGGCGCATCCGCACTTGCTTGGCCGCACGCTCCTTCTCGGTCTCGGCAGCCTGCTGTCCTGCGCGCTGATCGGCCTGTTTTTTCTGCTGCGCCAACCGCAGCTGTTGTTCAGTCTGGCGCCCGTTGGACTGACGGGCTTGCTGCTGGTGCTGCTGTACACGCCCTGGCTGACCCGTCATCCCTGGCTGTGCCTGTTTGCACCGGGCCTGGGCTTCGCGCTTATGGTGTTGGGTACGCGCATCGTTCTCGGCGGCCCGCCGTCCCTGGGTGATCTGGTGCTGATCCTGCCGCCACTGCTGCTGTGCAATAACCTGCTGTTGCTCGGTCAGTTTCCCGACATCGAGGCCGATCGCGCCGTCGGCCGGCACACCCTGCCCATGCACATCGGAGTCACAAAGGCCTTGCGCGTGGCGCTTGCGCAGTGGCTACTGGCGTACGGGGTGCTGTTGGCTGTACTGCCGCAGCCCGGTCTGGCCGGCGCCGCTCTAGGACTGTTGAGCCTGCCGTTTGCCCTGTGGGCGGCGTGGTTGCTGCGTCGCGAACCGCTGCAGGCGCAACGGCTGCTGCCGGCGCTGGGGCTGAACGCCGCGATCAGCGTAGCGACGCCGTTACTGATGGCTGTAGGGCTGCTGGCGCTATAG
- a CDS encoding MFS transporter, giving the protein MTAVWRNSAWILAGGSLILAISLGVRHGFGLFLPLMSAEFGWGREVFAFAIAIQNLIWGLVQPVTGALADRFGVARAVLIGGILYAVGLALMAVSDSPTTLTLSAGLLIGLGLSGTSFSVILGAVGRAVPPEKRSMAMGIASAAGSFGQFIMLPGSLGLIEWLGWSSALLALGLLVALIVPLAGMMRSPAQAPAAPGTQQSLGEALREAAGHSGFRLLALGFFVCGFQVVFIGLHLPAYLVDQHLPAQVGTTVLALVGLFNVVGTYTAGWLGGCYSKPKLLAGLYLIRGVVISIFLLAPLSVWSAYAFGIAMGLLWLSTVPLTNGTVATMFGVRNLSMLGGIAFLFHQLGSFFGGWLGGWLYDRTGSYDLVWQIAIALSLMAAVLNWPIREQPVDRLREAQAN; this is encoded by the coding sequence ATGACCGCTGTATGGCGCAACTCTGCCTGGATTCTCGCCGGTGGCTCGCTGATCCTCGCGATCTCGTTGGGTGTGCGCCACGGTTTTGGTTTGTTCCTGCCGCTCATGAGCGCCGAATTTGGCTGGGGCCGTGAGGTTTTCGCGTTCGCCATAGCCATACAGAACCTGATCTGGGGGCTGGTACAACCGGTCACTGGCGCGCTGGCCGATCGCTTCGGCGTGGCTCGTGCGGTGCTGATCGGCGGCATTCTCTACGCCGTGGGCCTGGCGCTGATGGCGGTGTCCGATTCGCCGACGACGCTGACGCTGAGTGCCGGGCTGCTGATCGGGCTGGGGCTGTCAGGTACCTCGTTCTCGGTCATCCTCGGTGCGGTCGGGCGCGCCGTGCCACCGGAAAAACGCAGCATGGCAATGGGCATCGCCAGCGCCGCGGGCTCCTTTGGTCAGTTCATCATGCTGCCGGGCAGCCTCGGTCTCATCGAGTGGTTGGGCTGGTCTTCGGCGTTGCTGGCGCTGGGCTTGCTGGTCGCGCTGATCGTGCCGCTCGCCGGGATGATGCGCAGCCCCGCGCAGGCTCCCGCGGCGCCTGGTACGCAGCAGTCGCTCGGCGAGGCGTTGCGCGAGGCCGCCGGGCATTCCGGATTCCGCCTGCTGGCGCTTGGCTTTTTCGTCTGCGGCTTTCAGGTGGTGTTCATCGGTCTGCATCTGCCGGCCTACCTGGTCGATCAGCACCTGCCGGCTCAGGTCGGTACCACGGTGCTGGCGCTGGTCGGGCTGTTCAACGTCGTCGGCACTTATACCGCCGGTTGGCTGGGCGGCTGCTATTCGAAACCGAAGCTGCTCGCCGGGCTGTATCTGATCCGCGGGGTGGTGATCAGTATCTTCCTACTGGCGCCGTTGAGCGTCTGGAGTGCCTACGCGTTCGGCATCGCCATGGGGCTGCTGTGGCTGTCCACGGTACCGCTGACCAACGGTACCGTGGCGACCATGTTCGGCGTGCGCAATCTGTCGATGCTCGGCGGCATCGCTTTTCTCTTCCATCAGCTGGGTTCGTTCTTTGGCGGCTGGCTGGGCGGCTGGCTGTACGACCGTACCGGCAGCTACGACCTGGTCTGGCAGATCGCAATCGCACTGAGTTTGATGGCGGCGGTGCTCAACTGGCCGATTCGTGAACAGCCGGTCGATCGCTTGCGCGAGGCGCAGGCCAATTGA
- the rlmF gene encoding 23S rRNA (adenine(1618)-N(6))-methyltransferase RlmF — MPRKPSPPSPQPGRAEPGKAVLHPRNRHTGRYDFPALIAGSPELDEHVIVNPYGKQSIDFANPEAVRVFNRALLRQFYGIKHWDIPPGYLCPPVPGRADYMHGLADLLGQDEDRSIPRGSAIRALDIGTGANCIYPLIGNREYGWHFTGSDIDATALASARTIISANGLAKAIDLRQQTVPKQIFKGLVLPEDHFDLTLCNPPFHASQAEASSGSQRKWRNLGKLDPSRKLPALNFGGQAAELWCEGGEAAFIARMAEESVLFAGQVYWFSTLVSKGANVAPLVTRLKRLGARQIRTLDMAQGQKKSRFVAWSYLSETEQANWRTERWPRM; from the coding sequence ATGCCGCGCAAACCCTCGCCCCCCTCCCCGCAGCCAGGCCGCGCTGAACCCGGCAAAGCTGTGCTACACCCGCGCAACCGCCACACCGGCCGCTACGATTTCCCGGCGCTAATCGCCGGCAGCCCGGAGCTGGACGAGCACGTCATCGTCAATCCCTACGGCAAACAGAGCATCGATTTTGCCAACCCGGAGGCGGTGAGAGTTTTTAATCGCGCGCTGCTCCGGCAGTTCTATGGCATCAAGCACTGGGATATTCCACCGGGCTACCTGTGTCCGCCGGTGCCTGGGCGGGCCGACTACATGCACGGCCTGGCCGACCTCCTCGGCCAGGACGAAGATCGCTCGATACCCCGCGGCAGCGCCATCCGCGCGCTCGACATCGGCACCGGCGCCAACTGCATATACCCGCTGATCGGCAACCGGGAATATGGCTGGCACTTCACCGGGAGCGACATCGATGCCACTGCGCTGGCCTCGGCGCGCACCATCATTTCGGCCAACGGCCTCGCCAAGGCCATCGACCTGCGGCAACAGACAGTGCCAAAGCAGATCTTCAAGGGCCTGGTGCTGCCAGAGGATCACTTCGACCTGACGCTATGCAACCCGCCTTTCCATGCGTCGCAGGCCGAGGCCAGCAGTGGCAGCCAGCGCAAGTGGCGTAATCTCGGCAAGCTCGACCCAAGCCGCAAGCTGCCCGCGCTCAATTTCGGCGGGCAGGCGGCAGAACTTTGGTGCGAGGGTGGTGAGGCGGCCTTCATCGCCCGCATGGCAGAGGAAAGCGTCCTGTTCGCCGGACAGGTGTACTGGTTCAGCACACTCGTGTCGAAGGGCGCCAACGTGGCGCCGCTGGTGACGCGGCTCAAGCGCTTGGGTGCTCGACAGATACGCACCCTGGACATGGCCCAGGGGCAGAAGAAAAGTCGCTTCGTCGCCTGGTCCTACCTTAGCGAAACCGAACAGGCGAACTGGCGGACTGAGCGCTGGCCGCGCATGTGA
- a CDS encoding YbfB/YjiJ family MFS transporter yields the protein MPQRVALFPVLLAGAVLLLVVHGLGRFVYTPLLPWLVEDGLLSVQQGASIASWNYLGYLIGALLAVRWHRVAQIRRSLPWALALHVLSALLQTQAESADTLAALRLANGISNGLVFVQAPSLILEWLARQQRASSSGLVYLGVCVGLIISSLLVSLSDGFLQGAERWWPAALLSIPLAWWGWRQLSRLDMPDEEKSHPAQEPPSGKLLDRSSTPLFLSYAGAGMGYILPMTFLPMVARLQVEPGDFLIGGSWLVVALATLPSPWLWNRLGVRMGDDIALRLSYLIQLLGVLAALLLPGAVGILLCAVLVGGTFLGTVLLTQRLARTLHPHQGPRLSAALIALYGLTQLAAPWLTSIWMGMGGSLHSAFWLGAGALLWGLLWMLMVPRRR from the coding sequence ATGCCTCAGCGTGTCGCCCTGTTTCCGGTCCTGCTGGCCGGTGCCGTTCTATTGTTGGTCGTTCATGGCCTCGGCCGCTTCGTCTATACCCCGCTGCTGCCCTGGCTGGTGGAAGACGGCCTGCTCAGCGTGCAGCAAGGCGCCAGCATCGCCAGCTGGAACTACCTCGGCTACCTGATCGGCGCACTGCTGGCGGTACGCTGGCATCGCGTTGCGCAGATCCGCCGTAGTCTGCCCTGGGCGCTGGCACTACACGTGCTGAGCGCCCTGCTGCAGACCCAGGCCGAATCGGCAGACACCCTCGCCGCGCTGCGACTGGCCAACGGCATCAGCAACGGCCTGGTGTTCGTTCAGGCGCCTTCGCTGATCCTTGAGTGGCTGGCACGTCAGCAGCGGGCTTCCTCCAGCGGCCTGGTCTATCTCGGTGTCTGCGTCGGCCTGATCATCTCCAGCCTGCTGGTCAGCCTGAGCGATGGCTTCCTTCAGGGCGCCGAACGCTGGTGGCCGGCGGCGCTGCTATCAATACCGCTGGCCTGGTGGGGCTGGCGACAGCTGTCACGGCTGGACATGCCTGACGAGGAAAAGAGCCATCCCGCGCAGGAGCCACCCAGCGGCAAGCTGCTCGATCGCTCCAGCACACCGCTGTTTCTCTCGTACGCCGGTGCCGGAATGGGCTACATCCTGCCAATGACTTTCCTGCCGATGGTTGCGCGCCTGCAGGTGGAACCCGGCGACTTCCTGATCGGTGGCAGCTGGCTGGTGGTGGCGCTGGCGACGCTGCCGTCGCCCTGGCTGTGGAATCGGCTGGGCGTACGCATGGGCGATGACATCGCCCTGCGCCTGAGCTATCTGATCCAGCTGCTAGGGGTGCTGGCCGCGCTGCTGCTGCCCGGTGCCGTCGGTATCCTGCTCTGCGCAGTGCTGGTAGGCGGCACCTTCCTCGGCACCGTGCTGCTGACCCAGCGTCTGGCGCGCACGCTACACCCGCACCAGGGCCCGCGGCTGTCGGCAGCGTTGATCGCACTCTACGGACTGACCCAGCTCGCCGCGCCGTGGCTGACGAGCATCTGGATGGGTATGGGCGGCAGCCTGCACAGCGCATTCTGGCTTGGCGCCGGGGCCCTGCTGTGGGGGCTGCTATGGATGCTGATGGTGCCGCGCCGCCGTTAG
- a CDS encoding SLC13 family permease, whose protein sequence is MSSELLLVLALLAGCICLFVLNKPRMDVVAVLAMIALPLTGVLSVQEALAGFSDPSVVLIAALFVIGDGLVRTGIAYRLGDWLMRAAGSSETRLLILLMLAVAGLGSVMSSTGVVAIFIPVVLGIANRMKVSPRRLMMPLAFAGLISGMLTLVATPPNLVVNSELRRSGLDGFAFFDFTPIGLAILLLGVGYMLLARRWLGNDKRSETVEHRHTLADLARKYRLDERERRLRVLPGSVLANQALDELQLRTQYGINVIAVERHDRFRNLLLIATGNTELFVGDVLLVDLASPAIGLLGAYQELGLEPLHLNTSYYAVHGRELGLAEVALPPDSRLPGKTIQQLGFRSRHKLNVVGLRRNREALQGLLVDEKLKPADTMLVAGSWKHIHRLQGMNRDFLVLSLPAEVDDVAPAASQAPFALLGLAVMVGLMVSGLVPNVLAALIGCLVMGLFRCIDMDSAYKAIHWQSLVLIVGMLPFALALQKTGGIALATSGLVGLLGDAGPHALLACLFLLTALIGLFISNTATAVLMAPVALSTAEQLGASPYPFAMIVALAASAAFMTPISSPVNTLVLGPGQYRFADFLRVGVPFTALVMVVSVLLVPLLFPL, encoded by the coding sequence ATGAGCAGTGAACTGCTGCTGGTACTGGCCCTGCTGGCGGGCTGCATCTGCTTGTTCGTGCTGAACAAGCCGCGCATGGACGTCGTGGCAGTGCTTGCCATGATCGCCCTGCCGCTCACCGGTGTGCTCAGCGTGCAGGAGGCGTTAGCCGGCTTCAGCGACCCCAGCGTGGTATTGATCGCCGCCCTCTTCGTCATCGGCGATGGCCTGGTGCGCACCGGCATCGCCTATCGCCTGGGTGACTGGCTGATGCGTGCTGCCGGCAGCAGTGAAACCCGCCTGTTGATTCTGCTGATGCTGGCCGTCGCGGGGCTCGGCTCGGTGATGAGCTCAACGGGCGTAGTTGCGATCTTCATTCCTGTGGTGCTCGGCATCGCCAATCGCATGAAAGTATCGCCACGGCGCCTGATGATGCCATTGGCATTCGCCGGCCTGATCAGCGGCATGCTGACATTGGTCGCAACGCCGCCGAATCTGGTGGTCAACAGCGAACTGCGGCGCTCAGGCCTGGACGGTTTCGCCTTCTTCGATTTCACACCGATCGGCCTGGCCATTCTGCTGCTCGGTGTCGGCTACATGCTGCTCGCAAGGCGCTGGCTGGGAAACGACAAACGCAGCGAGACCGTGGAGCATCGCCACACCCTCGCGGATCTGGCCAGAAAGTACCGGCTGGACGAGCGCGAGCGGCGACTGCGGGTATTGCCGGGATCGGTACTCGCCAACCAGGCGCTGGACGAGCTGCAACTGCGCACCCAGTACGGCATCAACGTGATTGCTGTTGAGCGCCATGACCGCTTTCGCAACCTCCTGCTGATCGCCACCGGGAATACTGAACTGTTCGTCGGCGATGTGCTGCTGGTGGACCTGGCCAGCCCCGCCATCGGGCTGCTCGGGGCCTATCAGGAGCTAGGCCTCGAGCCCCTGCACCTGAACACCTCCTACTACGCGGTCCACGGGCGCGAGCTGGGCCTGGCCGAAGTGGCGCTGCCGCCGGATTCGCGCTTACCTGGCAAGACCATCCAGCAACTGGGTTTTCGCAGCCGACACAAGCTCAATGTCGTTGGGCTGCGACGTAACCGCGAAGCGCTGCAGGGCTTGCTGGTGGACGAGAAGCTCAAGCCAGCCGACACCATGCTGGTCGCCGGCAGCTGGAAGCACATCCACCGCCTGCAGGGCATGAACCGCGACTTCCTGGTCCTCAGCCTGCCGGCAGAAGTAGACGACGTCGCGCCCGCCGCCAGCCAGGCACCCTTTGCCCTGCTCGGGTTGGCGGTAATGGTCGGGCTAATGGTCAGTGGTCTGGTGCCCAACGTCCTTGCCGCGCTGATCGGTTGCCTGGTCATGGGTCTATTTCGCTGCATCGACATGGACAGTGCTTACAAGGCGATCCACTGGCAAAGCCTGGTGCTGATCGTCGGCATGCTGCCCTTCGCCTTGGCCCTGCAGAAAACCGGCGGCATCGCCCTGGCCACCTCGGGGCTGGTCGGCCTGCTCGGAGACGCCGGACCGCATGCGCTGCTTGCCTGTCTGTTCCTGCTGACCGCGCTGATCGGGCTGTTCATCTCCAATACCGCAACGGCCGTCTTGATGGCGCCAGTCGCGCTTTCCACCGCAGAACAATTGGGCGCATCGCCCTACCCGTTCGCCATGATCGTCGCGCTGGCTGCCTCTGCGGCATTCATGACGCCTATCTCCTCGCCGGTGAATACCCTGGTGCTTGGCCCTGGGCAATACCGCTTCGCTGACTTCCTGCGTGTTGGCGTGCCGTTCACCGCGCTGGTCATGGTCGTCTCCGTGCTGCTAGTGCCGCTGCTGTTTCCGCTTTGA
- a CDS encoding winged helix-turn-helix domain-containing protein, protein MTVSKTKTSFYRRLYVAWLIDSGTASSVPALMAATGMPRRTAQDTLAALADLDIECSFEQDDGERHNAGRYAIRDWGAIDKSWIKRNLPRIKSILEYP, encoded by the coding sequence ATGACCGTCAGCAAGACCAAAACCAGCTTCTACCGCCGACTCTACGTCGCCTGGCTGATCGACAGCGGCACTGCCAGCAGCGTTCCGGCGCTGATGGCAGCGACCGGCATGCCAAGGCGCACCGCCCAGGACACCCTGGCCGCCCTTGCGGATCTGGACATCGAATGCTCCTTCGAGCAGGACGACGGTGAGCGGCACAACGCAGGCCGCTATGCCATCCGCGACTGGGGCGCCATCGACAAGAGCTGGATCAAGCGCAATTTGCCCCGTATCAAATCCATTCTTGAATACCCCTGA
- the nhaD gene encoding sodium:proton antiporter NhaD — translation MYALMAVVFVLGYLCIAFEHPLKIDKAAAAILTAVLTWTVLILGADSILPLLQPGSHDPIDSSTVVVTELRHHLGEISEILFFLLGAMTIVELIDSHEGFKAVTDRIQTRKRVHLLWIIGFLTFFLSAALDNLTTTIVMVSLLRKLIRGRPERWLYVGIVVIAANAGGAWSPIGDVTTTMLWIGGQITASGVITGLFLPSLVCLLVPLTILSFTLRGEAPRPRPRAHLAEKHPPTTTVFERNLVLGLGLAALLFVPIFKTVTHLPPYMGILFGLGVLWVTTEFIHRNKNDEDKHPLSVVGVLRKVDTPSVLFFLGILLAVSALATAGHLTQVATALRETFGHIYAINYAIGLLSAIVDNVPLVAGSMKMYPLVSPATLAGAAPAEAGWMSQFVVDGNFWEMLAYCAGTGGSTLIIGSAAGVAAMGMEKISFTWYIKRVSLLAFLGYTAGAATYIGMLALR, via the coding sequence ATGTATGCACTCATGGCTGTAGTGTTCGTCTTGGGCTATCTATGCATAGCCTTTGAACACCCTCTGAAAATCGACAAGGCTGCCGCGGCGATCCTGACCGCGGTGTTGACCTGGACCGTGCTGATTCTGGGCGCGGATAGCATATTGCCGCTGCTGCAACCGGGCAGTCATGATCCGATAGACTCGTCGACGGTGGTGGTGACCGAGTTACGCCACCACCTGGGCGAAATTTCCGAGATTCTTTTCTTTCTCCTCGGCGCGATGACCATCGTTGAGTTGATCGACTCCCACGAAGGTTTCAAGGCCGTCACCGATCGCATCCAGACGCGCAAACGCGTGCATTTGCTGTGGATCATCGGCTTCCTGACCTTCTTCCTCTCCGCAGCGCTGGACAACCTGACCACCACCATCGTCATGGTTTCGCTGCTGCGCAAGCTGATCCGTGGTCGTCCGGAACGCTGGCTCTATGTCGGTATTGTGGTTATCGCAGCCAACGCCGGTGGCGCCTGGTCGCCGATCGGAGACGTGACCACTACCATGCTCTGGATCGGCGGTCAGATCACCGCATCCGGTGTTATCACCGGTTTGTTCCTGCCGAGTCTGGTCTGCCTGCTGGTGCCGCTGACCATCCTCAGCTTCACCCTGCGCGGCGAAGCTCCGCGGCCGCGGCCGCGTGCCCACCTGGCCGAGAAGCACCCGCCGACCACCACCGTTTTCGAGCGCAACCTGGTGCTCGGGCTTGGCCTCGCAGCCCTGCTGTTCGTCCCGATATTCAAGACCGTGACCCACCTGCCCCCATACATGGGCATCCTCTTCGGCCTTGGTGTTCTCTGGGTAACGACCGAGTTCATCCATCGCAACAAGAATGACGAGGACAAGCACCCGCTTTCGGTGGTCGGCGTCCTGCGCAAGGTCGACACACCCAGCGTACTGTTCTTCCTCGGCATCCTGCTGGCGGTTTCTGCACTGGCCACCGCTGGCCATCTGACCCAGGTCGCCACCGCACTGCGTGAAACCTTCGGCCATATCTACGCCATCAACTACGCCATCGGCTTGCTCTCGGCGATTGTGGACAACGTACCGCTGGTGGCTGGCTCGATGAAAATGTATCCGCTGGTCAGCCCGGCCACATTAGCTGGAGCCGCCCCGGCAGAAGCCGGCTGGATGTCCCAGTTCGTCGTCGACGGCAACTTCTGGGAAATGCTTGCTTACTGCGCCGGCACCGGCGGCAGCACGCTGATCATCGGTTCGGCTGCGGGTGTCGCTGCCATGGGCATGGAAAAGATCAGCTTCACCTGGTACATCAAGCGCGTCAGCCTGCTGGCCTTCCTCGGTTACACTGCCGGCGCAGCGACCTACATCGGCATGCTCGCCCTGCGCTGA